ATACAGCCGGACCAGCAGTATCCGGTGAAGCTCGACCAAAACGACATCCCCGACATTCAACGTTTGTACGGTGAAAAAATTCCGAACGATCCGCCGCGTCGGACGCCAgtgccgccgctgccgccgccgtcgccggaCCTGTGCAGCCTCGATCGCGTGAACGGGAtattaattttggaaaatcgAATGTACATCTCGTACAAACGTTACGTTTGGTCGATCGATCTGGACGGTAGGACGTACAACGGACCTTTAGCCCTCTCGAATCACATGAGCTTTCTTCACGACAATTACACGCGCGTGACCGCTGCCTATCAATCCCCGTCCGGCGATCTCGTGGTGTTTGTAGATAATTTGGTATACTTGGTTCAATATCCGGAATTTAGTCTGCGGCCAGGTTGGCCGAAGACCCTGCAAGAACTCGGATTTCCCGAAAACGCGCTGATCAACGGAGCGGTGAACACCCACAGAGGACGTTCCTACGTGGTGTTCAACGTTAACGCGGTGGGCGAGATAGACGAATGCGACAAGGACAAGAGAGTCGCCAAATTTACGCCCCTCGAGGCGACGTTTCCCGGAATACCGACCGGCGTGACGTCGATATTCCGCTACATCGACGGCAATCTGTACTTCACCACTCGGGCGCAGTTCTACAAATTCAACGAATTTACGAGGACCGTCTCGTCGGCCGGTAAATTCGATCTGCGGATACTGAATATCGTCTGCCCTAAGGCCGAACTGCTGCAGCAGTTGCGCGATCTCCTCGATCGAATCGTACGCCTCAACGATAACTCGTTAACGTCGGCGGCGAGCGATTATTGGAACGATGACGACACCGGGGTTCGGCTCTCCGATCTCCGCATCCGCCGAAGGAAGTAGAGGACCGCGCAAATTTCCCACACCGCGCCACGCGCGACATAAGTCAGATCTTTCCTACTTATACCGACGTGTCCCTTCCAAGGCATCAGTGTCGCGTCGTCGGCCGAATACGACGCGtcggaaaaaaaatcagaaaggAACGGTTACCGCGGCGCGAAATGTTTTCGACATTGGCCGATCGACCCGCGCCGAGGAGTATTTCCCCTACGGAGACGGCGGATTCGGAGGCGAACGACAACGGCAATAAAAGACGGAGGATCAGTTCGATGGACGATCGCCATTATCTTCCTCGTCGCCAGGAATCGCGTCGCAGCTCTCATCCTCCAACCGACGCGCCCGTCGAGGacgatcgtcgtcgtcatcatcagGAG
The window above is part of the Temnothorax longispinosus isolate EJ_2023e chromosome 8, Tlon_JGU_v1, whole genome shotgun sequence genome. Proteins encoded here:
- the LOC139818321 gene encoding matrix metalloproteinase-18-like, producing MRLAYIIALTACFNAAACINSTITDENYALTFDYLQKYGYLSKDVDAVPAQRRNDVFRKAFKDFQNYYDLPGDGTPNNETLQFMSKPRCGFRDILKHGTKASLSKWPKTHLTWHFHLADETELNTAQAAFDLWSQHSALTFERSETSNADIIISWRRLLHYNTNTKVNGAFCSDKFDGPGNVLAHASLPTDQAGFVSEVHVDGDKPWHIYVNKHPADMFSLHYTLTHEIGHSLGLVHNKRKTSVMFAIQPDQQYPVKLDQNDIPDIQRLYGEKIPNDPPRRTPVPPLPPPSPDLCSLDRVNGILILENRMYISYKRYVWSIDLDGRTYNGPLALSNHMSFLHDNYTRVTAAYQSPSGDLVVFVDNLVYLVQYPEFSLRPGWPKTLQELGFPENALINGAVNTHRGRSYVVFNVNAVGEIDECDKDKRVAKFTPLEATFPGIPTGVTSIFRYIDGNLYFTTRAQFYKFNEFTRTVSSAGKFDLRILNIVCPKAELLQQLRDLLDRIVRLNDNSLTSAASDYWNDDDTGVRLSDLRIRRRK